CCGGACACCCATCTGGTGACTCTCGACGGCGCCGCTTACGTCGTGCGGGAATCGCTCGCCGAGGTGGTGGAGCTGATCGCGAACTACCGTGCCAGTGTCCTTCGCCGTGCCCACGATCTTCCCGCCGTCACGGGGTATCCGCTGAGCCTGGTCCGGTCGCCCGAGCCCGAGCCCGAGCCCGAGCCCGAGCCCGAGCCCGAGCCCGGGTCCGGCACGGAAGACGGACCCGGCACGAACAACCACCCGAACGGAACGTAGTCGATGACAATTCTTGGCCTCCTGCTGGCCTTCGCATCCGTGGTGGCCATGGTCACCCTGGAGCACGCGAACCTCATGTCGTTGCTCTTGCCGGCGCCAATGATCCTGGTTTTCGGTGCCACCATCGCGGTAGGCCTGGCCGGGAACACTCTCGCGGATGTCATCAAGGCCTTCAAGGACGTTCCCAAGGCTTTCCTCGGCAAGCCCGCCAAGCCCACGGAAAGCATCGACGAGTTGGTCCGCCTTGCCGAGAAGGCTCGCAGCGAGGGCCTTCTTTCCTTGGAGGAGGAGGCCAACAACGCCAAGGATCCGTTCCTGCAGCGTTCGCTCCAGAACATCGCCGACGGGACTGACGCCGAGGAACTGCGCCTGCTCATGGAGGACGAAATCGACACCAAGATGCGTGCCGACCACGTGTCGTCCAAGTTCTTCGCCGCCCTGGGCGGATATGCGCCCACCATCGGCATCATCGGCACGGTGGTCTCCCTGACGCACGTC
This Paenarthrobacter sp. GOM3 DNA region includes the following protein-coding sequences:
- a CDS encoding flagellar FlbD family protein: MIVVTRLNGTRFAVNPDILERIHESPDTHLVTLDGAAYVVRESLAEVVELIANYRASVLRRAHDLPAVTGYPLSLVRSPEPEPEPEPEPEPEPGSGTEDGPGTNNHPNGT
- a CDS encoding motility protein A, whose protein sequence is MTILGLLLAFASVVAMVTLEHANLMSLLLPAPMILVFGATIAVGLAGNTLADVIKAFKDVPKAFLGKPAKPTESIDELVRLAEKARSEGLLSLEEEANNAKDPFLQRSLQNIADGTDAEELRLLMEDEIDTKMRADHVSSKFFAALGGYAPTIGIIGTVVSLTHVLENLSSPDHLGPMIAAAFVATLWGLLSANFIWLPLSAKLKRLSELEIERMTLLMEGLLAVQNGTQPLLLAERLRAMAPAEAKSKSKDAKGTADDAGKSGKLPASRAA